A genomic window from Lotus japonicus ecotype B-129 chromosome 1, LjGifu_v1.2 includes:
- the LOC130734111 gene encoding uncharacterized protein At5g65660-like: MELQDTAASRVSIELPLGLALLFASLLFICVFFCCCLHWKKLKTLFPSSGADTSQAHMQQVDLTSSPQKPAFPVLMMKQNYAQSLPVLMPGDEIPKFIATACPCEPPRDERITIHVDMAGNSDFCRSSN, translated from the exons atggAGCTTCAAGACACAGCAGCAAGCAGAGTTTCCATTGAATTGCCTCTTGGTTTGGCACTGCTCTTTGCCTCTCTGCTCTTCATATGTGTCTTCTTTTGCTGCTGCTTACAttggaaaaagctcaaaaccttgTTTCCATCTTCTGGGGCTGACACCTCTCAGGCTCATATGCAACAAGTAGACTTAACTTCCTCTCCCCAGAAACCAGCATTTCCTGTTCTG ATGATGAAGCAGAACTATGCTCAGAGCTTGCCTGTGTTGATGCCAGGGGATGAAATCCCAAAATTCATAGCCACAGCATGCCCATGTGAACCTCCAAgagatgaaaggatcacaatcCATGTAGACATGGCAGgaaattctgatttttgcagAAGCAGCAACTAA
- the LOC130729849 gene encoding uncharacterized protein LOC130729849 — protein sequence MGDKEGGSVNRSPILDDANYDYWKVRMTVFLKSIDSKTWKAIAKDWKHPTREQTERSSIATTEKPEEEWTKEEHEAALGNSKALNAIFNGVDKNMFRLINTCIDAKVAWDILKTAREGTTRVRMSGLQMLITQFENMRMTEEEKISEFHMRVRDLANSSFVLGEPMLDEKLMRKILRSLPKKFSMKVTAIEEAQDIGSMKVDELIGSLQTFELNFGDKTEKKNKSNAFVSNTDDIDCKSENLSEALALLGRKFNRVLRKIDRRTKFNVQDMKFDNSKSLTFSERPKRKINLKKIMVVTWSDEDTYEEDEVSANKVTPFSGMIDEHHTSDEDIIDEERDETYRLLHNK from the exons ATGGGTgataaggagggaggatcagtcaacagGTCGCCCATTCTGGATGAtgctaactatgactactggaaagTACGCATGACAgtctttctcaagtcaattgacagTAAGACTTGGAAAGCAATTGccaaagattggaaacatcccACCAGGGAACAAACTGAAAGAAGTTCAATCGCGACAACTGAAAAACCTGAGGAAGAATGGACAAAAGAAGAACATGAAGCTGCTCTGGGAAACTCTAAAGCTTTGAATGCCATCTTCAATGGTGTCGACAAAAATATGTTTAGACTTATCAATACCTGTATTGATGCTAAGGTAGCCTGGGATATTCTGAAGACTGCACGTGAAGGAACAACTAGAGTGAGAATGTCAGGACTTCAAATGCTTATTACTCAGTTTGAGAACATGAGGATGACTGAAGAGGAAAAAATCTCAGAATTTCATATGCGTGTGCGTGATTTGGCTAATTCATCTTTTGtcttgggagaacctatgttaGATGAGAAACTTATGAGGAAAATCTTGAGATCCCTACCCAAGAAGTTttctatgaaagtcactgcaattgaggaagcGCAAGACATTGGtagcatgaaggttgatgaactcattggatCTCTGCAAACGTTTGAGTTAAATTTTGGTGACAAGACTGAGaagaaaaataagagcaatgcttttgtgtcaaacactgatgataTTGATTGTAAAAGTGAAAACCTCTCTGAAGCTCTAGCTCTTCTTGGCAGAAAGTTTAATAGAgtcttgagaaagattgacaggAGAACCAAGtttaatgtccaggacatgaagttcgacaacTCTAAATCTCTAACTTTCAGCGAAAGACCAAAGAGGAAGATAAATCTG AAGAAAATCATGGTGGTGAcctggtcagatgaagacacctATGAGGAAGATGAGGTCTCTGCTAACAAGGTTACTCCTTTCTCCGGAATGATTGATGAACATCACACTAGTGATGAGGATATAATTGATGAAGAACGAGATGAGACATATAGGTTATTGCATAACAAGTGA
- the LOC130729857 gene encoding uncharacterized protein LOC130729857, producing the protein MFLKSVDVSDYVKTGEKLFELLDSIIDEVGEENVVQVITDNGSNYVSAGKMLEKKRPNLYWTPCAAHCIDLMLEDIGNIPLIKKTIQRAISLVGFIYGHTSALSLLRYYTNKRELIAKEKGKLREMFVSHTWTNNKLSNEPKGKQATKTVLMNSFWISVCFILKVMGPLVHVLRLANSEKKPAMGYIYEAMDKAKEAIRASLRDDKSKYEKILEIIYNRWNSQLHRPLHAAGHFLNPEYYYNDSELDYDFEVQKGVYECVERLSPTDDLRKKILTELPIYKSGGGMFGSKFAFEQRGEIAPAQWWRMYRQSTPNLTRLEIKILSLTCSASGCERNWSVFEQEKQHKSHSNENTAATRAKQISATANNDDSNSKTDINNNKQQRQQQQRQQQQNRYQQQQTTTTTTAATTTATTTTATSATTSAT; encoded by the exons ATGTTTCTAAAATCGGTTGATGTCTCTGATTATGTGAAAACTGGTGAGAAACTATTTGAGCTGCTTGACTCCATAATTGATGAGGTTGGCGAAGAGAATGTAGTTCAGGTTATAACCGACAATGGCAGCAACTATGTGAGCGCGGGAAAGATGCTAGAAAAAAAAAGACCCAACTTATATTGGACACCATGTGCAGCTCACTGCATAGATTTAATGTTGGAAGACATTGGAAATATTCCTCTCATAAAGAAAACAATTCAAAGAGCCATATCTCTTGTTGGTTTCATCTACGGTCACACTAGTGCATTGAGCTTGTTGAGGTACTATACCAATAAAAGAGAATTG ATTGCGAAGGAGAAGGGGAAATTGAGGGAGATGTTTGTGTCACACACTTGGACAAATAACAAGCTGTCCAACGAGCCAAAAGGCAAGCAAGCCACGAAAACCGTTTTGATGAACTCTTTCTGGATCAGTGTGTGTTTTATATTAAAG GTCATGGGTCCATTGGTACATGTACTACGCTTAGCGAACAGTGAGAAGAAACCCGCTATGGGTTATATCTATGAGGCTATGGATAAGGCCAAAGAAGCAATCAGAGCTTCCCTTCGTGATGACAAAAGCAAATATGAAAAAATCTTGGAAATCATATACAATAGGTGGAATAGCCAACTACATCGTCCATTGCATGCTGCTGGTCACTTCCTGAACCCAGAGTACTACTACAATGATTCAGAATTGGACTACGATTTTGAGGTGCAGAAAGGAGTCTATGAATGTGTAGAAAGGTTGTCACCTACTGATGATCTAAGGAAGAAGATACTCACCGAGCTACCAATTTACAAATCTGGTGGTGGTATGTTTGGAAGCAAGTTTGCATTTGAACAAAGGGGCGAAATTGCACCAG CTCAATGGTGGAGAATGTATAGACAATCAACACCAAATTTGACAAGGTTGGAAATAAAGATTTTAAGTTTGACTTGCAGTGCTTCAGGGTGTGAACGGAATTGGAGTGTGTTTGAGCAA GAAAAACAGCATAAATCACACAGCAACGAGAACACAGCAGCAACAAGAGCAAAACAGATATCAGCAACAGCAAACAACGACGACAGCAACAGCAAAACAgatatcaacaacaacaaacaacaacgaCAGCAACAGCAGCGACAGCAACAACAAAACAGATATCAGCAACAGCAAACAACAACGACAACAACAGCAGCGACAACAACAGCAACGACAACAACAGcaacatcagcaacaacatcagcGACATGA